The following proteins are co-located in the Carassius carassius chromosome 39, fCarCar2.1, whole genome shotgun sequence genome:
- the LOC132121468 gene encoding zinc finger and BTB domain-containing protein 38-like: MKHRDKHMRGDRMGEGTEKADSAKTTRISLSFPLSAGLPSFSSQKHCSSSHPTSPTDVHGRDGSNGTAWIGEAFRDKQLSKTSSKTDRLPCASSSFPVDLAAPVSKNCKSSLSFSVDGSGSRYPTSPLQHSNKIDYSKETAGVILNNGYKEHSTTETAHILFNLSARAYQDQGVKDPESSKGKKRKANSLHVELSLPLPSINPHSSSSTPPPPPSPSSVSLTSSPLTIPTTSFHNSFRAVPKPELLCGVCHRLFSTASSLTVHMRLHRGGRVLSCRHCGKAFIHNKRLQSHEATCRQGLPAFPVPPKLETLEEGEVEGERADEAAEPEQLGQEARPGRPIKKVRDLHTHHAETLTCSDALEEEDHFVKVVDGHIIYFCSVCERSYMTLSSLKRHSNVHSWRRKYPCHYCDKVFALAEYRTKHEVWHTGERRYQCIFCWEAFPTYYNLKTHQKAFHGINPGLISSEKTVNGGYKQKVNALKLYRLLPMRSLKRPYKTYSQPMADGLLTSDSSVTLPLSIDSSLPQPLDTKKLESFLKDLQTPEIKTEPEGLPIRVGVEQGKKLASPQKDMTVKARETEGSDLWQSGSNSGKSKTPKCPEGAVSSVIAFAHSKPSVIMHSAAVSSSVIVHRSKMDSEERKRSPENHLITKNGQKQIKKLSQSEHTEAYREWDAVSVDPEPLKMRQPTKKHQKGRKVHNKTESSKTIPLAMGSEVKGSGPLCQITVRIGEEAIVKRSISETDLRRDKSPTRSKPKKCNLSQEDQREQRHTNHHQRKHRNSSQERKEVESKWKTPKLKGKVRKYFFRQEVREDINDHDVEDNLWRPYYSYKPKRKALHMQGAKAWKRKLHYKRSLRPMRRAERLMKNLNKEIEVKDADEGEERRQKVKKERREVCESQKTEVKNMSPTCPVSSRTEQKEKEKGTHGKLDLPLPSSVPQAPNNHQNTLSSIIKQQWSEDQASECGTCGRWFSSSRKRDKHELTHLFEFVCMLCRAPFSSQSKLEEHQRTQHPKNKPLSAPSFFTSQSLRKEVEMKADDNGVNGSSIEKGSLVRLGRRPLIRYTCSQCDKVCKTSAALNCHLKRHELGSPTKVEDTQEKQDMPCCTPSAVETTPGKGLDTNCGQVQPVSVIYYSKPDCKITDNQLGEKMEEHQRVRNCESPKVANNDKVHSPLRAQFSQVMHSPTLERFNVISPNLPSVLVMNGAECLDYRTPEKRNLDTLDQQKRSPTPSDRQIQVAQMLTEPQIRRETTPSGPISLKAGRGNVFREGDNIPNEDFSDLQDAQDLRLFPQSSSQAQDLSMPTILAKKKELVQQIKHPSNISKEQSCNEVSLLVPKEEPLSPIPSPTCSVIQTTPKGSSQRYSKSPCHSPGPLDLQLRPQVEQSQLYRGRHNTEKQGLIFKANSAGMSDTSSCHNLLHTQVPRAEPESKDNTSVTPTEHHRGSGYPVQELTLPLVIPGGYCSGKKQEEQFLMSYPAGPLPFPPLGKMVPHSDSTKMPFYPDPYHLLYGPQLLPYPYNLAALPMALNMMASGDKEPLPFLPFFNYAAAAAPLTGTVPHPLVVNPSLYNSGGSSSTKQDNP, encoded by the coding sequence ATGAAACACAGAGATAAACACATGAGAGGAGACAGGATGGGTGAGGGCACGGAGAAGGCGGACAGTGCCAAAACTACGAGGATATCGCTCAGTTTTCCCCTCAGTGCTGGATTGCCTAGCTTTTCTTCACAGAAGCACTGCTCCTCATCCCATCCCACTTCTCCCACTGACGTCCATGGCAGAGATGGCTCAAATGGTACAGCGTGGATAGGGGAAGCATTTAGAGACAAACAATTATCGAAAACGTCATCAAAAACTGACCGCCTGCCATGTGCTTCCTCTTCCTTCCCTGTTGATCTAGCTGCTCCAGTCAGTAAGAACTGCAAGTCATCTTTGTCCTTTTCCGTTGATGGTAGTGGTTCCAGATACCCAACATCTCCCTTACAACACTCTAACAAAATTGACTATTCAAAAGAGACAGCTGGGGTTATTCTCAATAATGGATACAAAGAGCATTCGACAACAGAAACAGCACACATCCTTTTCAACCTCAGTGCAAGAGCCTACCAGGACCAAGGTGTGAAGGATCCAGAGAGTTCAAAAGGCAAAAAACGCAAGGCAAACAGCCTACATGTTGAACTGAGCCTTCCTCTCCCTAGCATTAACCCTCACTCGTCTTCATcaacccctcctcctcctccttcgccCTCGTCTGTCTCTCTAACTTCCTCCCCCTTGACTATCCCCACGACATCTTTCCATAACTCCTTTAGGGCAGTGCCGAAGCCAGAACTACTGTGCGGGGTGTGCCACCGTCTGTTCAGCACTGCCTCGTCCCTCACTGTCCACATGCGTCTCCATCGGGGGGGGCGAGTACTCAGCTGCCGCCACTGTGGCAAAGCCTTCATCCATAATAAAAGACTGCAATCCCATGAGGCCACCTGCAGGCAAGGGCTGCCAGCTTTTCCAGTGCCACCCAAATTAGAGACCCTGGAGGAGGGTGaagtggagggagagagagcagatGAGGCTGCAGAGCCAGAGCAACTTGGACAAGAAGCAAGGCCTGGCCGACCCATAAAGAAAGTGCGAGACCTTCACACTCATCATGCTGAAACATTGACTTGCAGCGATGCCCTGGAGGAAGAGGATCACTTTGTAAAAGTGGTGGATGGACATATCATTTACTTTTGCTCTGTGTGTGAACGCTCTTACATGACTTTGTCCAGCCTAAAGCGACACTCCAATGTGCATTCATGGCGCCGGAAGTACCCCTGTCACTACTGTGATAAGGTTTTTGCTCTGGCTGAGTACCGCACCAAACATGAGGTGTGGCACACAGGTGAAAGGCGCTACCAGTGCATCTTTTGCTGGGAGGCATTTCCTACTTACTACAACCTTAAAACACACCAAAAGGCGTTCCACGGTATCAATCCTGGCTTGATCTCAAGTGAAAAAACAGTCAACGGTGGCTACAAGCAGAAGGTCAATGCCCTTAAACTGTACCGCCTGCTGCCCATGCGATCTCTAAAGCGACCTTACAAAACATACAGTCAGCCAATGGCTGATGGACTACTCACTTCTGATTCATCAGTTACCCTGCCTTTATCTATAGACAGCAGCCTCCCACAACCTCTGGACACTAAGAAATTGGAGTCTTTCCTGAAAGATCTTCAAACCCCAGAAATCAAGACTGAGCCAGAGGGATTGCCTATCAGGGTGGGAGTTGAGCAGGGTAAAAAACTAGCTTCTCCTCAAAAAGACATGACAGTAAAAGCAAGAGAGACAGAGGGCTCAGATTTATGGCAGTCAGGTAGTAACAGTGGCAAAAGCAAAACTCCAAAGTGCCCAGAAGGAGCTGTCTCTTCAGTCATTGCATTTGCGCACAGCAAACCCTCGGTCATCATGCACAGTGCTGCAGTCTCTTCCTCTGTCATTGTTCACAGAAGCAAGATGGACTCTGAGGAGAGAAAAAGAAGTCCAGAAAATCATCTAATTACAAAAAACGGtcaaaaacagattaaaaaacTTAGCCAGAGTGAACACACAGAGGCATACAGGGAATGGGATGCTGTCAGTGTAGACCCAGAGCCCTTGAAAATGAGACAGCCAACAAAGAAACATCAAAAGGGAcgaaaagttcacaataaaacagaGTCAAGTAAGACAATACCTTTAGCAATGGGATCAGAAGTCAAAGGCAGCGGTCCACTTTGTCAGATTACTGTGCGCATAGGGGAGGAGGCCATTGTCAAACGGAGCATCTCTGAAACAGATCTAAGGAGGGACAAAAGCCCTACACGCAGCAAACCCAAAAAGTGTAACCTCTCACAGGAGGACCAGAGAGAGCAGCGGCACACCAACCATCACCAACGTAAACACCGTAACTCCAGTCAGGAAAGAAAGGAGGTGGAGTCTAAATGGAAAACCCCTAAACTAAAAGGCAAGGTGAGGAAATACTTCTTCCGGCAGGAGGTCAGGGAGGACATAAATGACCATGATGTGGAGGACAACCTATGGAGGCCTTACTATTCTTACAAACCAAAGCGAAAAGCCCTTCATATGCAAGGGGCTAAAGCTTGGAAGCGCAAATTGCACTACAAACGATCCCTGAGGCCTATGAGGAGAGCTGAAAGACTCATGAAAAATCTGAATAAAGAAATTGAGGTTAAAGATgcagatgagggagaggagaggcGACAGAAAGTAAAGAAAGAACGGAGAGAAGTTTGTGAATCACAGAAAACTGAAGTCAAAAATATGTCACCCACTTGTCCTGTCTCTTCAAGAACAGAACAGAAGGAAAAAGAAAAGGGAACTCATGGAAAGCTTGATCTTCCTCTCCCTTCATCTGTCCCTCAGGCTCCAAACAACCATCAAAACACATTGTCCTCTATCATCAAACAACAATGGTCAGAAGATCAGGCTTCTGAGTGTGGAACATGTGGACGCTGGTTCTCCAGCTCTAGGAAACGAGACAAACATGAGTTGACACATCTATTTGAGTTTGTGTGCATGCTTTGCAGAGCTCCATTCTCCTCACAGTCCAAACTAGAGGAACATCAGAGAACTCAGCATCCCAAAAACAAGCCCCTGTCTGCTCCTAGTTTCTTTACCTCCCAGTCATTAAGAAAGGAGGTAGAAATGAAAGCAGATGATAATGGAGTGAATGGAAGTTCCATAGAGAAAGGCAGCCTAGTTCGCTTGGGCAGGAGGCCTTTGATCAGATATACATGCTCACAATGTGATAAAGTCTGCAAAACCTCTGCTGCACTTAACTGCCACCTCAAGCGACATGAGTTAGGCAGTCCAACCAAGGTTGAAGACACACAGGAAAAGCAAGATATGCCATGTTGCACACCTTCTGCAGTAGAAACTACACCAGGCAAAGGTTTAGACACCAACTGTGGGCAAGTACAGCCTGTGTCTGTCATATATTACTCCAAACCAGACTGTAAAATCACTGACAACCAACTGGGTGAGAAGATGGAAGAACACCAAAGAGTCAGAAATTGTGAAAGCCCCAAAGTGGCAAACAATGACAAAGTCCACAGTCCACTGCGTGCACAGTTTTCCCAAGTTATGCACAGCCCCACTTTAGAAAGGTTTAACGTCATCTCTCCTAACCTCCCTAGTGTACTAGTAATGAATGGTGCAGAGTGCCTAGACTACAGGACACCAGAGAAACGGAATTTAGACACACTAGATCAGCAGAAAAGAAGCCCAACACCAAGCGACAGGCAAATCCAAGTTGCTCAAATGCTGACAGAGCCTCAGATTAGAAGAGAAACAACTCCATCTGGACCCATATCACTAAAAGCAGGCAGAGGTAATGTGTTTAGAGAAGGTGACAATATTCCAAATGAAGATTTCAGTGATTTACAAGATGCTCAGGATTTAAGACTCTTTCCTCAATCCAGCAGCCAAGCCCAAGATTTATCCATGCCAACAATACTGGCAAAAAAGAAGGAGCTTGTTCAACAGATTAAACATCCATCCAACATTTCAAAGGAACAGTCTTGTAATGAGGTGTCGTTGCTAGTACCCAAAGAGGAACCACTCAGTCCTATACCATCTCCTACATGCTCTGTCATTCAAACCACTCCAAAAGGATCTTCTCAAAGGTATTCAAAGTCACCTTGTCACTCTCCAGGACCATTGGACCTACAGTTGCGGCCACAGGTGGAGCAAAGCCAATTATACAGAGGAAGGCACAACACAGAAAAACAGGGTCTTATATTTAAAGCAAATTCTGCTGGGATGAGTGATACTTCTTCATGCCACAATCTGCTACATACTCAAGTGCCCAGAGCAGAGCCTGAATCAAAGGACAACACCTCTGTCACTCCTACCGAACACCACAGAGGCTCTGGCTACCCTGTACAGGAGCTTACTCTTCCCTTGGTTATACCTGGAGGGTACTGCTCTGGTAAGAAACAGGAGGAGCAATTCCTGATGTCTTACCCTGCTGGACCCCTGCCCTTTCCACCACTTGGGAAGATGGTACCACACTCTGACTCCACTAAAATGCCCTTTTACCCTGACCCCTATCACCTACTGTATGGCCCACAGCTACTGCCATACCCCTATAACCTTGCTGCCCTTCCAATGGCTCTAAATATGATGGCATCAGGGGATAAAGAGCCCTTACCCTTCTTGCCTTTTTTCAATTATGCCGCTGCCGCTGCCCCTTTAACAGGCACAGTGCCCCATCCTTTAGTGGTGAATCCTAGCCTATACAACAGTGGCGGCAGCAGTAGCACAAAGCAGGACAACCCATAA